The genome window TCCAAACGTTGAAATATGGACTCCTATAAATGCACAAGACCTAGCTAATATGTTATATACATCGATTATAAAAGGTATCTCTAAACCTAGATTCATTCGTTTTCCAAGAGATGGGGAAAATATAGAATTACAAAGTATTATGAGTGATTTAAAACTAGTTAATAGTGAATGGAAATATTTAAAGAACTCTAATTCCGATATATATGCCTTAGGAGTGGGAACCATCTCTCAAAATGTGTATGAAGCTCTAAAAGGATATAATATAAATATTATTGGTGTAAGAAGTGTTAAACCTTTGGACCAATTTATAATGGAAGAGTTGAAAGAAAAAGCTAAGTATATTTTTGTATATGAAGAAGGCAGTTTAAAAGGAGGATTTAACGAAGAAATTTTTAAGTTAAAAGATAAAAATATTTTTGCATATGGAGTTAAAGATGAATTTATTTCTCATGCAAGTAGAGAAGAGCAGTTAGAAATTTGTGATCTTTCAATAAAAGCTATTAAAGAAAATTTTGAGAAAAAAGTCTCGGTTGCTAAATTGAACAAAGAATAAATAAGCGAAAAGGGGATCAGGATGATGTCTTTTAATAAATTTTTTCTAATTTTTTCTTTTTTTCTAATTATAACTAGTACCATTTATTCGTTTGAATTACTTGTAAACCCATCTTATTCATCAACGTTGAATTCAAATTCCACAAATAATTATGATTACGTTGGGGGAAGGGTTTCTTTTCTTATTCCTACCGAAGATAGTGGAGAAATATCTTATGGACCTTACATAGGATTTTATTATAATTATAAATTAATAGAAAACGGAATAGTTTCTGAGGATATGGGAGTTTCATTAGGATTGAATATGAAATACAACACTAATATTATAGGTGACTTAGGATTTATAGTCAACGCTTATGGAGGCGTTCACACAGAAGATTCATTTGAAAGTTTCAAAACAGAAATATTGGTCAACGGAGGAATTAGCTACAACATTCTTATTTTATCTGTTGGTTATGAAACGAGATATTATGAAGATTTAACGGTTAATTATATTCCGATATCATTGGGAGTGAGTTTTAAATTTTAGATAAGACTTATAAAGATTTAGAAATACAGAAAGTAATAAATTTAATTACTTCATTTAGTCATACAGATTATGGGAAGGAATTTTTGTTACAAAATACAAAAATGTATATGGATTATAGCAAATTAGATCGAGAAATTAACGTTTCTCGAGCTTTTTTTGATATGGTTTTAAAAGATGAGATAAAAGATCTATATGGTATGGCTTTTATAAATAATATACTAGAGAAAATCGAGAAAAAAGAAATTATTACAGGGGTAGAATTTAGAAAAATAGGAATGTTTTTGGCAGAAGGAAATTCTATATTTAAATATTACAGTGAAAAGATAGAGTTTTTAGTTGAGGAACTTAACCATTTTAACCCTTTAATTTATCTAAAAGATAAGATATTTAAAACTTTTTCCGATGATGGAGAAATCAAAGATACAGCAACGGTGGAGTTGAAAAATATTAGAAATGAGATTAATAATGTAAAAAGCCATATAAGCTCAGAATTTAACAGGATTAAAAATAGATATTTAAAATACCTTTCTATAGATAAACCTATAGAGAGAAATAGTAGGGTGTGTGTAGCTTTAAAAAGTGAAAACAGACAGATTTTGAAAGGAATTGTTGTAGGGAAATCTGATTCTGGAGCGACCATATTTATAGAACCAGAAAGTATACTTATTTTAAATGATAAATTAATAGATTTGATTTCAAAAGAAAAAACAGAAATAAATAAAATCCTATCTATTTTAACTTTTGAAATACAAAAAAACATTGACAAATTAAAAGAAAACGTTAAAATCATAGGATATATAGATTCTAATATTGCTAAAGCTAGATATGCTCAGCAAATGCAAGGTATTTTTATTAAACCTTCCAAAAAAAGAGAGATATTACTTAAAGAATTAAAACATCCTTTAATATCAAAAGAAAAAGTGATCCCAATAGATGTGAAATTAGATAAAAATGGTATGATTATAACAGGTCCAAATACTGGAGGGAAAACTGTATCTTTGAAATCTATAGGTCTTGCTTTTTTTATGGCACATGCTGGACTTCCAGTTTTGGTTTTAAAAGGTGAAGTACCTCGAATAAAAGAAATATATACTGATATAGGTGATGAACAAGATATATCCCAAAATCTTAGTACTTTTTCTTCGCATCTTGTAAATTTGAAATCTATACTAGAAAATGTTGATGAAGATTCTGTTGTATTAATAGATGAATTAGGTACAGGAACCGATCCTATAGAAGGGGCTTCTCTGAGTAAAGCTATAATAAAATTTTTATTAACTAAAGATACTAGGATATTTGCTACATCACATCTTTCTGAAATCAAAGCTTATTCATTAGAAGAAGATCGATTAATTTCTGCTTCTATGTCTTTTGATTTAGAAACACTTCAACCTACATACAGGCTTATGGTTGGAGTTCCAGGAGCTTCTCATGCTATAGAGATTGCAGAAAAGTTAGGAATAAAATCTGAAATAATTGAAGAAGCAAGGAGAAATCTAAATAAAGACTTTGCAAATAATGAAAAGATATTATAT of Petrotoga sp. 9PW.55.5.1 contains these proteins:
- a CDS encoding endonuclease MutS2, whose protein sequence is MLDKTYKDLEIQKVINLITSFSHTDYGKEFLLQNTKMYMDYSKLDREINVSRAFFDMVLKDEIKDLYGMAFINNILEKIEKKEIITGVEFRKIGMFLAEGNSIFKYYSEKIEFLVEELNHFNPLIYLKDKIFKTFSDDGEIKDTATVELKNIRNEINNVKSHISSEFNRIKNRYLKYLSIDKPIERNSRVCVALKSENRQILKGIVVGKSDSGATIFIEPESILILNDKLIDLISKEKTEINKILSILTFEIQKNIDKLKENVKIIGYIDSNIAKARYAQQMQGIFIKPSKKREILLKELKHPLISKEKVIPIDVKLDKNGMIITGPNTGGKTVSLKSIGLAFFMAHAGLPVLVLKGEVPRIKEIYTDIGDEQDISQNLSTFSSHLVNLKSILENVDEDSVVLIDELGTGTDPIEGASLSKAIIKFLLTKDTRIFATSHLSEIKAYSLEEDRLISASMSFDLETLQPTYRLMVGVPGASHAIEIAEKLGIKSEIIEEARRNLNKDFANNEKILYSISRLHKEYEERKERIRKNEKEIAELKSEYQTKLQKLKEKEIEKLDSEIDQLKAQVKSLKKQIQELLEILNFKKEDLNPEDLKNMLKKSEEISKKLSDTEKLIEQKQNKKKKANIFLKEGMKVKVPGNMEGIVKSINQSKITVQINDSPIEITYSPLEIEPLITHKEDKNNKKEINVRINQKKDIKPEIDIRGFSVNEAIPEIEKFISDLMSAGIKEGRIIHGKGTGKLAEGVWDFLRKSHLIKDFKIAKTEEGGTGATIIEV